A window of Trichomycterus rosablanca isolate fTriRos1 chromosome 5, fTriRos1.hap1, whole genome shotgun sequence contains these coding sequences:
- the wu:fj13e08 gene encoding zinc finger protein ZFP2 produces the protein MQPTTRCKFSLLSPVQIKQDSDVQYTLSSDQNQSNSVSCSHFEIKQESFEIDLIKKEEFDDHDPTLANEVIHQCKEDIPHGLIPPVEMDDEECDTACAENSNICLDKPLDTKVKTIKVKLSMAKNPKSQCRDQTVASRVKTPKTCEGSFCCETCGKQFQRSDRLTDHRKVHRKKKPYPCDLCDMMFAKPALLKIHLRRHAGDRAFPCDQCEKRFFDRCDLKVHMRDHTGERPYVCQECGKSFKRTYVLNKHKKTHSKERPFKCDVCEKTYKYIYEYRLHIKKHST, from the coding sequence ATGCAGCCTACAACAAGATGCAAATTTTCATTACTCAGCCCTGTACAAATTAAACAGGACTCTGATGTACAATACACACTATCATCTGACCAAAACCAATCAAACTCTGTGTCCTGTTCTCATTTTGAGATTAAGCAAGAGTCTTTTGAGATTGATCTGATTAAAAAAGAAGAGTTTGATGACCATGACCCAACTTTAGCAAACGAAGTGATCCACCAGTGCAAAGAAGACATACCACATGGCTTGATTCCTCCAGTTGAAATGGATGATGAAGAGTGTGACACAGCATGTGCAGAGAACTCAAATATATGTCTGGATAAACCTTTAGatacaaaagttaaaactatAAAAGTAAAGCTAAGCATGGCGAAGAATCCAAAGAGCCAGTGCCGTGACCAGACAGTGGCCAGCAGGGTAAAAACACCTAAAACGTGTGAAGGGTCATTCTGTTGTGAAACATGTGGAAAACAGTTCCAACGATCTGACCGTCTCACCGACCACAGAAAAGTGCACAGGAAGAAGAAGCCGTACCCTTGTGATCTATGTGACATGATGTTTGCCAAGCCAGCTCTCCTAAAAATCCATCTGCGCAGACATGCTGGTGATAGGGCGTTTCCTTGTGACCAGTGTGAGAAAAGGTTTTTTGACCGGTGTGATTTGAAAGTGCACATGCGAGATCACACTGGAGAAAGACCGTACGTCTGTcaagagtgtggaaagagcttcaAACGGACTTATGTTCTAAACAAGCACAAGAAAACTCATTCAAAGGAAAGACCTTTTAAGTGTGATGTCTGTGAAAAAAcctacaaatacatttatgaatacaGGCTACACATTAAAAAACACTCGACATGA